The Aspergillus nidulans FGSC A4 chromosome VIII genome contains the following window.
AAGCACTATAAGTATGAATACGTCAACCTCGTCTCCCCTAATAGGGGTATCGCCCTTGTTCTGATCCCATAATTTTTGACACTCCGTTTGGGTCTGTGGTGCAAACCCACGTGGTTTTGACTTTGAACCATCGCCAGCCACCTCACCGTCCATTCTCAGTCCTGTAGCCCGTCAGCCTACTCCGCACAAATATGGAACTTTTTCCCGACGAAGGAAAGACCACAGACCGTATTGGTAAACTGCAGTTATCTTTGGGGCACTTTGGTCGTTGGCGTAGCCGGGCCCGCGACCGGCGTCCGTGACTGACAGTTGGCAGTGCAGCAGTGCTCCTGCTAACCCTGCTTGATCGTGAGCGATCTTTCTTCCTCTATTGGCCGACTTTTCATGCAGGACATATCAGTGCGTTTCAACGTTATCATGCGGTGGCAATCCCAGCGCTGCAACTGCGATTGCGACCAGTTTTCTGGATCTAATTCCATCCAATGTAATCATCGCTCCAGGTGGGAGGGATGTCGCAGGATTCACCACCGGCCAGTGCCACGACCGACTTCACTGTTTTTCCATAATCCAAAGCTTGGAGTTGAGAGTAGAGCCAATCAAGCGCTATTAGGAACCTAGGAGGCTCAGTGAGTCCCTCCAGGCAAAAGATAGCGGAGTCCCTTGCGGCCTGGCCCCATGATTATCGAGATAGGCGCCCTATCCAATCCCTGTCAACTTTAGGTGCCGCTTTTCCTGCAAGCATCCGAGATGCCGAGACTCACCTGCAGTCAACCTTAGCAACTTTTCTGACTCGAATTTGCGCGAGCACAGACTGATATTCTGAATGCGATTGGCTGGATTTGTCGTGACACTGACACCCAGTCGTGACCTGGCAACGCAGTGACCATCGCAAACGGTACTTAGTGACGCAAAGGGCCACATAGTTGGATACGTAACGAACCAGTTGAAGACGATGGAGACACGAAATCGAATCAACTTCATCGGGACATGTTAAGTGCTAAGAAGCAGCCTTTCTCGCTCCCTGCCTCGCTGACGCCCCGAGATTCAGACCAGCCAGAATGCACGCGATCCGAATCCGATGCTCCCTGTAAGGGGCTCGTTTAGTTTGGGATCAGCAAGAGTTTATTTATCAATCCCTTTTGCGGTCATGGCAAGTTCGCTGTCACCAATGACCGCTAACCTATCCCTATCCTTGCGCAAAACAGCAGACTCCCTTTCGTGTAATAATTGCAGATCCAGACCCTGTCCTACGCCCTTACATTGAGCGTTCGCCCGTCGTTTGCATGCGGAGTACAGTACAGCAGTACTTACTCCTATTCTCAAGTCTCCAGCACTGGACGATATTATGCAACTCCGCAGCTTCCCGTGAGTCCGCAAGTCCGCGACTTTGGTTCGGTTCTCACGGGAATCAGGTTCCAGAAGCCGCAACGAACCGGCTCGGACCCCCCTTAACCGCTACGAACTGAGTTCTCGCCGCCCGAAGCTCGAGTTTACCGTTGAGTTTTCGTCTGCGGTTCCTGGAATGGGCGCGGTACCTTAGTTGGGGTTGTGTCCTGATGTCATGAGTAGTTCGTGGCTCGGCGTCGCCGATTTGCTGTACTCTGGAGAGCAAGGCGTTCCCTTTGGACCTGTCCAGAGTACCTTATAGGCTCACTGCGGCGCAGCTCAATGCGGCCAGCCTCTACATCCCATAAGCTGGTTCATCTATTGAATGGTAATCGTTGCATACGCATGCTTCCAGTACTTGCGGGTGCGTATCCGGCGAAGACCATATTTACTGCACACTTTAGCCTGAAGTGAAGGCGCTGTCTCCCCGTCCTGCTGCCAGTAAACCAACCTTCAATCTTACGGATAACGGAGTATTAGGATTTTGCAGGACCTAAAGTCCACGATGTCTGATAAGGTTACATAGGACACATGCTTCGGATGCAAAAACAATTCCCTTTTACATTTTTAATCGCTTTGGATTCCGCTCTATGATGTACGACAGGCGGTGCTGGATATACTGGGGTGGTTGGGTCTTGTCTCAAAAGGACAAGGGGGATAGGGGTGTGGGGTCCGGATACCTACGGATGtctgaatatatatttcaACATCAGCTTCGCTATAACTATGCAATGGTGGAATATGACTCTATCCCAGCAGGTTCTAGAATAGTACAGCGGATGGAACGCAACGCAAGGTGacaagagaagatgaaaaaGTGGCAAGACGAACAATGGCATacctcatccttgacaaaCCTTGTTTATACTGCTCGTAAATACTATGATCGTGCCCCGCAAACCAGGACGCCGCTGAACTCAGGCATTGGGCAAGCATTAAGGACAAATGACAATACGTACTCCGGAGTCTGACGGATGCTCCTATTTAGGTTTCAATAGCGCCAGGAGATATAGCAAGTATCACAGCTAGCGCAGCTATAATCAGAGCACCAGCAACAAAAGCAATGAGGGCGATACTCCCCCGGCTGGCGGGGAACTTGCCTCTGATAATCCAGTACTGGCTCTCAAAGTAACGATGAAAACCGACGAGAAGAATAAGGATGGCGACGCCGAGGAATGTCGTGCCTAGCGGCTTGCCTAGGCTGCGCAGACGTTGAGAAGTGTCTGTTACCCTTACCACAATGGAGCCATCGAAATCAGGCGACAGGATTGAAGATACACTCTGCGGTGTAAGCTCTAGCCCGTTGGCGCTTTGGGTCGTGGTATTACTTAGAC
Protein-coding sequences here:
- a CDS encoding uncharacterized protein (transcript_id=CADANIAT00001989), which gives rise to MWPFASLSTVCDGHCVARSRLGVSVTTNPANRIQNISLCSRKFESEKLLRLTAALDYGKTVKSVVALAGGESCDIPPTWSDDYIGWN
- a CDS encoding uncharacterized protein (transcript_id=CADANIAT00001990), whose amino-acid sequence is MPQAQGQGQSQGHEQTEPVNEITPIVSHSSSQQRRRYNSTENVVRSSDGGSANFPTRQSSYHQDRQRENLGQDAKEPHASWYSRLADRYERTFLAWLRTSLAFASIGIAVTQLFRLSNTTTQSANGLELTPQSVSSILSPDFDGSIVVRVTDTSQRLRSLGKPLGTTFLGVAILILLVGFHRYFESQYWIIRGKFPASRGSIALIAFVAGALIIAALAVILAISPGAIET